GCGGCCGATGCCCGAGTAGGTCTTGGTGCCGATCGTGCCGCGGTAGAGCGCCTGCGCCGTGGGGACCTCGGCCACGTCCGCGGGGAGCCGGAGCTCCGAGACGTAGCACTCGGCCTGGTAGGTGCCGTCGGAGCAGCGGGTGGTGGGGTAGTTCACGCGTCGGACCCACGCGCCGCCGCACATGGGCGAGGCGCAGCGGCGATCGTCGTGGCGCGCGAAATAGAACGTGGACCGGCCGTCCGCCTTGAGGGCGTCCTCCGCCTCGGCCGTGACCTCGTCGCTGACCTCGCCCTCGGTCGGGACACCGCTGGTCGAGCCACAGGCGAGGAGGAGCAGGGACCCAAAGAGCGGAAACAAGTGCCAGCGTCGCATGGAGCGGCCGTCTAGCGCACACCAGAGCACCCCGCAACACTCGGCAGCACGTCGCGTGCGCTTGACGCACAGCGGCGCCAAACGCGGGGTGGCGGGCGGAAGCCCGGCGGAGCCGAGGTCGCGCTACAGGGAGATCGAGAGCGGCGCGTCACGCGGGGCGCGGCCTCGCGGCGCGCGCAGAATGACGATGCGGTCGCGCTCGACGCCGATCTGGGCCGCGTCGCCCCGCGTGAGCTCGCCGCGGAGGAGCATCTCGGCCACGGGCGCCTCGACGAGGCGTCCGAGGGTACGCCGCATGGGCCTCGCGCCGAGCGCACGGTCGAAGCCGCCCGCGTCGAGGAGCACCTCGATCGCGTCCTCGGTGATCGTGAGCGACACCCCGCGCTGCCGCTCGAGGTCGCCCGAGAGGCCCCGAAGCATGCGCCGCGCGACCTCGGCCACGTCGGCGCGCTCGAGGGGCGCGAACGCGAGCACCTCGTCGAGGCGGTTGTAGAGCTCTGGCGGCAGCGCCGCGCGCGCGGCCTCGGCCATCGCCTCTTCGTAGCGTGTGGCGTCCCGTGGGGTCGAGCCGCGCTTGCCGAAGCCGATCCGGCCGCGCTCGCGGGTCTCGTCGTCGGAGACGTGCGCGCCGATGTTCGAGGTGAGGAGGAGCACCGTGTTGGTGAAATCGACCGTGCGCCCGCGCCCGTCCGTTAGGCGCCCCTCGTCGAACACCTGGAGGAAGCCCTCGAGCACGTCGCGGTGGGCCTTCTCGATCTCGTCGAGCAAGATCACCTGGTAGGGCCTGCGGCGAACCGCCTCGGTGAGCTGGCCCCCGGAGTCGTGGCCCACGTACCCGGGCGGGGCGCCGACGAGCCGGGCGATGGCGTGCGCCTCCGCGTACTCGCTCATGTCGATGCGGGTCATCGCGCTCTCGCTGAAGAACAGGCACTCCGCGACCGCCTTCGCCGTCTCGGTCTTGCCCACGCCGGTCGGCCCGAGCAGGAGGAAGGTGCCCACCGGGCGCTTCGAGCGAAACCCGGAGGCGTTGCGGCGGAGCACCGTGGCGACCTTCGCGAGGGCCGACGAGTGCCCCACGATCCGCTCGGCGAGCAGCTGCTCGAAGCGGAGCAGCCGGTCGCCGTCGGTCTCGAGCAGGCGCTCCTCGGGCACGCCCGACAGCTCCGCCACCACCTCGGCGACGCCCTCCGGCGTGATCTCGTGGCCGCCGCGCCGGCGCGCGCGCGCGCCCGCCAGGTCGAGGATGGAGATGGCCTTGTCCGGGAGCGCGCGGCCCGGCAGGTAGCGCACGCTCCAGGTCACCGCCCGCGCGAGCGCCTCCGGCTGGTACTTCGCCGCGTGGTGCGCCTCGTAGAGCGGCGCGACCTGCTCGATCGCGAGGAACGCCTCCTCCGGGCCGAGCTCGACGACCTCGACCGGGGTGAATCTCCGCGCGAGCGCCGGATCCGACTCGATGAACCGGCGGTACTCCTCGGTCGTGGTCGCGCCAATGCACGGCAGCTCCCCCCGCGCGAGCGCGAGCTTGAGCTCGGCCTGGGCCTCGTCGCCGGCGTCGGGCCCGAACAGCGTGTGCACCTCGTCGAAAAACACCACGACCTTGCCCTGCGCGCGCTTCACCTCGGCGCGGAGCTGCCCGAGGCGCTCGGCGAGCGAGCCGCGCACGCCCGTGCCGGCCAAGAGCTGCGGGAGCTCGATTTCGATGACCAGCCGGTCATCGAGCGACGCCACACCCTCGCCCGCGGCGATGCGCTGGGCCAGCCCGCGCACGACGCTGGTCTTGCCGACGCCCGCCTGGCCGATGAGGCAGGGGTTGTTGGCGGTGCGCTTCGCGAGCACGTCGAGCGTACGCTCGACCTCCTCGTCGCGCCCGACGACCGGGTCCAAGGCGCCCTCGCGGGCCAGCTTGGTGAGGTCCCGACCAAGGGACGTAAGTAGCGGAAACTGCTTTGGATCCAGCTCGTGCGCGGGCAGCGCTGTGCGCTTCGGCTCGCCGCGGCGGGGCGCCCGCGTCCCCACGACGGGCCGGGCCTCTCCTGGCAGCGCGGTGGGGCCGGCCGAGGCCGGGGGCTCCGACGAGAGGCGCGGCGCCGGGCGGGTGGGGGCCGCGGTCCTCGTGAGCGGCGCTGGAGCACGCTGGAGCTGGGTCGTTGGGCTGGGGGGGCTGGCGGGCGGCGGCGGCGCAGAAGGCCTCCGGGGCAGGCTCGCGCCCGTCGCGAGCTGGAGCGCCGCGGAGCGCACCTTCGAGACGTCGGTGCCGCACTGGACCATCGCGCGGTACGCGGCCGACGTGGTGTCTTGGCAGAGCGCGAACAGGAGGTGCAGCGCGTTCGGCGCCCGGCTGTCTTTCTCGCCGCGCGCGAGCGGAGCGCGCTGGACCGCCCGCTGCGCGAAGTCTTGCGCGCGGGTCACGGCGCGGAGGAGCGCGTCGGGCGAGCCGTCGGTCGCGACGCGCGCGGCCCGCAGCAGCGTGTCGCCGTCGAGCCGCCTGTCGGCCAGGAGCTGCGATACGTCCCCCGGCCTGGCCGAGAGCGCCGCGAGCACGTGCGCGGTCGAGAAGCGCTCGCCTCGCCCCTTCGCGAGCTCCTCGGCGGCCTTGCGGATTTCAACGAGCTCGGGTGCGGCACGACTGGTCATCGGAGTAGGTGGTCGCACGCGCCGCCGGGGTGGGCCAAAAAAAGAGCGCGACGAATGTGTCGCCCCGGCTTGCCTCCGCCCGAGGCGTGCCTATAACTGACCAGCCGGTCACAATGTCTCGCGTCGCCGATCCCACCGCCCGCATCTCGCTGCTCCGCGCCGCCGAGGAGGTCTTCGCCAAGAAGGGCCTCGAGTCCGCGAAGGTCGAAGAGATCGCGCGCCTCGCGGGCGTCTCGAAGGGGGCGTTCTATCTGCACTTCTCCGGGAAGGAGGAGGCGTTCCTCCAGGTGGTGGAGGCGTTCCTCGCGCGGTGCGGCAGCCTGCTGCGCAGCCCTTCGGCTGAGCTGCTCGACAGCAAGCAGGGCCAAGACATCGCGGAGTGTGGCGTCGACGAGAACGTCGAGCTCTTCGAGTTCTTGTGGCAAAATCGCGCGATTTTGGCCATTTTGCACACCTGCAAGGGCGACTACGCCTACCTCTTCGAGGCGTTCCACCGCGATCTCCTCAGCAACGCGAAGGGCTGGGTCGAGCTCTTCATGCGCCGCGGCCTCTACCGGGCCGACCTCGACCCCCAGCTCGTCGCGACGTTGATCGTGGGCGCGCACGGGGAGCTCGCCAAGGCCATGCTCGCGAGCGAGCGCAAGCCTCCGCTGCGCGACTGGCTCCTCGCCACGCACCGCGTGTTCGCGCTCGGCCTCACCGCCGATCACAAAGCGAGCACGATCCCGAGGGCCCCCTCTTCCCGGGTGACCCTGCCGACCTCAGAGTCCAGCCACCGCGCGGCCGGCGCGGCGCGGCGCGTCGCTCGGCCGAGGCGCCCGTCGAGCTGAGGCCCGCTCAGTCACTGTTACAAGCACGAAACTACACAGAAAACCCATGCATACAGGCAGCCCCCAGTTGGAGCCCGGACACTCTTACCCCACCACCTCGTCGGAGGCGCCCGCGCCCTCCAAGGGGGGGGGCGGCGGCGGCCGCGTCGTGCTCATCGTCGGTCTGGTGGCGGGGCTCGGCCTCGCGGGGATCATGGGCCTCCGCGTGACCCAGGCCCTCCAGAAGCGGAAGGACACCTCGGAGGAGCGCACCGTCGCGGCCGCCGCGCTGGCCAAGCGCCCGCCCGTCTCTGTCGTGTCGCCCACCCCCATGCGCTGGAAGCCGCGGGTCGAGCTCACGGGCACGCTCAAGCCCTGGCGAGAGGCCGAGATCGGCTTCGAGACCCCGGGGCGTTTGGTGAAGCTCAACGTCGCCACCGGCGACACGGTGAAGGCCGGCGCGCTGCTCGCGGTGCTCGACGCCTCGCGCGCCGGCGCCCAGGTGAACCAGGCCGTGGCGCAGACCAAGGCCGCCGAGGCGAACCTCGCCATCGCCGAAGACAACCTCCGCCGCACCGACGCGCTCATCGCCACCAAGTCGATCCCCGAGGCCCAGGCCGAGCAGGCGCGGCAGCAGGTCGCGCTCGCGCGGGCCCAGCTCGAGGGCGCGCGCGCGACGACGAACCTCGCGCAGCAGGGCGCCGGCATGCACTCCATCGTCGCCCCCTTCGCCGGCGTCGTCACCCGGGCCCCGACGGCGATCGGCAGCGTGGTGAACCCGGGCGTCCCGCTGATTCGCCTCGAGGACGTGACGCGCTTTCGCCTGAGCGCCACGCTGAGCGAGCAAGACGTGGGCATCGTCCGCCTCGGCTCCCCCGTCACGATCGCCTACCAAGGCCACAAGGTCGTGGGGAAGGTCATCGCGCTCGTGCCCTCGCTCGACCAGGCCACGCGCCGCGCGCCCGTCGAGATCGAGGTCCCCACCGACGCGAGCGCGAAGCTGCTCGGCTATGGCTTCGTGCGCGCGCAGATCGACGGCACAGAAGAAGTGGCCGCCTTGCGCGTGCCGGCCGCGGCGCGGCGGGTCGGCTCGCAGAACGAGGTCGTGCGCGTCGTCGGCGGGAAGGCGCAGCGCGTGCGGGTGGTCCAGTCGGTGGACACCGACGGCTCGTGGATCGTGACCGGCGGCCTCGCGCCGACCGACCAGCTGGTGCTGAGCCCCTCCGACGACCTGCACGAGGGCGACCCGGTGGAGATCGCCGCGCCCTCGCCCGACAAAAAGTGACGCGCCAGACCACGCCTCTGGAGATCCGCCCGTGAACATCTCATCGATCGCCATCAATCGCCCGGTCTTCACCGTGATGGTCACCCTGGCCCTCATGGTGCTCGGGGTGATGGGCTACACCCAGCTCGGGACCGACCTCTTCCCGGACGTGTCGTTCCCCGTCGTCGCCGTCACCGTGCCGTACCCCGGCGCGGCGCCCGGCGAGGTCGAGCAGCTCGTCACGCGCCCGCTAGAAGAGGCCGTCGTCTCACTGAACGGCATCGACCGCGTGAAGACCTACTCGCGCGAGGGCGCGTCGCAGGTCATCGTCCTCTTCAAGCTCGACGTCGACATCCAGCAGGCCGCCACCGAGGTGCGCGAGCGCGTCGCGCAGACCCGCTACAAGCTCCCCACGGAGACCAAAGAGCCCCTCATCAGCCGCATCGATGTGGGTGCGGCGCCGGTCATCACCTACACCCTCGAGGGCGGCGGCCGCTCGCTCTCGGAGACCGCGAAGTTCGCGCGCGACGTCATCAAGCCTTCGCTCGAGCAGGTGGAGGGCGTCGCCGCGGTGAACGTGCTCGGCGGCGCCGAGCGCGAGGTGCACGTCGACCTCGACCTCGCGCGCATCGACGCGCTCCACCTCTCGCCCATCGCCATCCTCCAGCAGCTGCGCGCGCAGAACCTGAACGTGCCCGCCGGTCACTTCGACGAGGGCGTAAAGGAGATCAGCGTCCGCACCGTGGGCGAGCTCCGCACGGTGGAGGCGATCCGCGACACGATCGTGGCGACCACGAAGGACGGCTCGAGCGTGCGCCTCTCCGACATCGCACAGGTGGAGGACGGCTACGAAGAGCTCCGCATGCGCATCCGCGCGAACGGCTCGCAGGCCGTGTCGTTCGACGTGGTGAAGCAGTCGGGCAAGAACACCGTCGCGGTCGCCGACCTCGTGAAGGCGAAGCTCGCGGGGCTCGAGCGCACCTTCCCCGAGGGGTACAAGGCCTCGGTCATCGTCGACCAGTCGAAGTTCATCCGCGAGAACGCGCACGAGGTGGAGGTCGCCATCCTCTTCGGCGGCGCGATGGCCATCCTGGTCATCCTCATGTTCATGCTCGATCTGCGCTCGACCTTGA
This genomic stretch from Myxococcales bacterium harbors:
- a CDS encoding ATP-dependent Clp protease ATP-binding subunit, whose product is MTSRAAPELVEIRKAAEELAKGRGERFSTAHVLAALSARPGDVSQLLADRRLDGDTLLRAARVATDGSPDALLRAVTRAQDFAQRAVQRAPLARGEKDSRAPNALHLLFALCQDTTSAAYRAMVQCGTDVSKVRSAALQLATGASLPRRPSAPPPPASPPSPTTQLQRAPAPLTRTAAPTRPAPRLSSEPPASAGPTALPGEARPVVGTRAPRRGEPKRTALPAHELDPKQFPLLTSLGRDLTKLAREGALDPVVGRDEEVERTLDVLAKRTANNPCLIGQAGVGKTSVVRGLAQRIAAGEGVASLDDRLVIEIELPQLLAGTGVRGSLAERLGQLRAEVKRAQGKVVVFFDEVHTLFGPDAGDEAQAELKLALARGELPCIGATTTEEYRRFIESDPALARRFTPVEVVELGPEEAFLAIEQVAPLYEAHHAAKYQPEALARAVTWSVRYLPGRALPDKAISILDLAGARARRRGGHEITPEGVAEVVAELSGVPEERLLETDGDRLLRFEQLLAERIVGHSSALAKVATVLRRNASGFRSKRPVGTFLLLGPTGVGKTETAKAVAECLFFSESAMTRIDMSEYAEAHAIARLVGAPPGYVGHDSGGQLTEAVRRRPYQVILLDEIEKAHRDVLEGFLQVFDEGRLTDGRGRTVDFTNTVLLLTSNIGAHVSDDETRERGRIGFGKRGSTPRDATRYEEAMAEAARAALPPELYNRLDEVLAFAPLERADVAEVARRMLRGLSGDLERQRGVSLTITEDAIEVLLDAGGFDRALGARPMRRTLGRLVEAPVAEMLLRGELTRGDAAQIGVERDRIVILRAPRGRAPRDAPLSISL
- a CDS encoding helix-turn-helix transcriptional regulator, with the translated sequence MSRVADPTARISLLRAAEEVFAKKGLESAKVEEIARLAGVSKGAFYLHFSGKEEAFLQVVEAFLARCGSLLRSPSAELLDSKQGQDIAECGVDENVELFEFLWQNRAILAILHTCKGDYAYLFEAFHRDLLSNAKGWVELFMRRGLYRADLDPQLVATLIVGAHGELAKAMLASERKPPLRDWLLATHRVFALGLTADHKASTIPRAPSSRVTLPTSESSHRAAGAARRVARPRRPSS
- a CDS encoding efflux RND transporter periplasmic adaptor subunit, with the translated sequence MHTGSPQLEPGHSYPTTSSEAPAPSKGGGGGGRVVLIVGLVAGLGLAGIMGLRVTQALQKRKDTSEERTVAAAALAKRPPVSVVSPTPMRWKPRVELTGTLKPWREAEIGFETPGRLVKLNVATGDTVKAGALLAVLDASRAGAQVNQAVAQTKAAEANLAIAEDNLRRTDALIATKSIPEAQAEQARQQVALARAQLEGARATTNLAQQGAGMHSIVAPFAGVVTRAPTAIGSVVNPGVPLIRLEDVTRFRLSATLSEQDVGIVRLGSPVTIAYQGHKVVGKVIALVPSLDQATRRAPVEIEVPTDASAKLLGYGFVRAQIDGTEEVAALRVPAAARRVGSQNEVVRVVGGKAQRVRVVQSVDTDGSWIVTGGLAPTDQLVLSPSDDLHEGDPVEIAAPSPDKK